From a region of the Qipengyuania spongiae genome:
- a CDS encoding DNA gyrase inhibitor YacG has translation MTSSKPCPICRKPRHADHAPFCSPRCRDRDLAQWFGDGYAVPGRPAMPEEIAREITRGSGEE, from the coding sequence ATGACCAGCAGCAAACCCTGCCCGATCTGCCGCAAGCCGCGCCATGCGGACCATGCCCCCTTCTGCTCCCCACGCTGCCGCGACCGCGATCTCGCGCAATGGTTCGGAGACGGCTACGCCGTGCCCGGCCGCCCCGCCATGCCCGAGGAAATTGCGCGGGAAATCACGCGCGGCAGCGGAGAGGAATAA
- a CDS encoding ribonuclease: MAEWLVEEGIGETRALLIEGDEVLAAKLHWPGELVADQVVEAKLTHRAAGRSRGTAVTDSGVEILLDRLPRDTTEGTRIAVRITRAALAERGRYKRAQGRFEQRSDSKSEQNPVAFGRKLARFPSNCWESVWNAAWDGEIAFAGGSLLFAVTPGMIVVDVDGDLRPAELARAAVEPLARALRQFDCGGSIGIDFPTLDQKADRKAVDAALEQALAGWPHERTAMNGFGFVQIVARLTGPSLLHRMATQRTEMAARMTLRRAEMCEGTGRMLELAVHPAIAAKLRPEWLDELARRTGKQVRIAADPAIALEAGHAQMLER; this comes from the coding sequence TTGGCTGAGTGGCTGGTCGAGGAGGGGATCGGCGAGACCCGCGCCCTGCTGATTGAGGGCGACGAGGTGCTCGCCGCGAAGCTCCACTGGCCGGGTGAACTCGTTGCAGATCAGGTGGTTGAAGCGAAGCTGACCCACCGTGCTGCGGGCCGTTCGCGGGGCACCGCGGTGACCGATAGCGGGGTCGAGATCTTGCTTGACCGCCTCCCGCGCGATACGACGGAAGGCACTCGCATTGCGGTCCGGATCACGCGCGCAGCGCTGGCGGAACGGGGGCGCTACAAGCGAGCGCAGGGGCGGTTCGAACAGCGCTCGGACAGTAAAAGCGAGCAGAACCCGGTCGCTTTTGGGCGTAAACTGGCACGATTTCCGTCCAATTGCTGGGAAAGCGTGTGGAATGCCGCCTGGGATGGCGAAATCGCCTTTGCCGGAGGCTCGCTCCTGTTCGCGGTCACGCCGGGGATGATCGTGGTCGATGTCGATGGCGATCTGCGGCCCGCCGAACTGGCGCGTGCCGCAGTCGAACCGCTCGCCCGGGCATTGCGGCAATTCGATTGCGGGGGCTCGATCGGGATCGACTTTCCGACTCTCGACCAGAAAGCCGACCGCAAGGCGGTAGACGCCGCGCTGGAGCAGGCGCTGGCGGGCTGGCCGCACGAGCGCACAGCAATGAACGGCTTCGGCTTCGTCCAGATCGTCGCGCGGCTGACCGGCCCCTCGCTGCTCCACCGGATGGCGACGCAGCGCACGGAAATGGCGGCGCGCATGACCCTGCGCCGGGCGGAAATGTGCGAGGGCACGGGCCGGATGCTCGAACTGGCCGTGCATCCCGCCATCGCGGCAAAGCTGAGGCCCGAATGGCTGGACGAGCTTGCCCGCCGGACCGGCAAGCAGGTGCGGATTGCGGCCGATCCCGCCATTGCGCTCGAGGCCGGTCATGCCCAGATGCTCGAGCGATGA
- a CDS encoding Maf family protein gives MTAKPIPDLHLTLASASPRRRELLARLGIEPDAVAPADIDETPRKDELPRDYAVRMAREKALAVAADGFVLGGDTVVAVGRRILPKAEDEATARRCLELLSGRRHRVLSAIALRAPDGSLRERLNETVVRFKRFSDAEIGAYLASGEWHGKAGGYAIQGAAEGLVVWLQGSHSGVMGLPLYETRTLLVSAGFALG, from the coding sequence ATGACCGCGAAGCCCATTCCTGATCTGCATCTAACGCTGGCTTCGGCCAGCCCGCGCCGGCGCGAGTTGCTTGCGCGACTGGGCATCGAACCTGATGCGGTGGCGCCTGCCGATATTGACGAGACACCCCGCAAGGACGAGTTGCCGCGCGACTATGCCGTGCGCATGGCGCGCGAAAAGGCGCTCGCAGTCGCCGCGGATGGCTTCGTGCTGGGCGGCGATACTGTTGTCGCCGTAGGCCGGCGCATCCTGCCCAAGGCCGAGGACGAGGCGACGGCGCGGCGGTGCCTCGAACTGCTGTCGGGACGGCGGCACCGGGTGCTTTCGGCGATTGCTCTGAGGGCGCCGGACGGATCTCTGCGCGAGCGGTTGAACGAGACCGTGGTGCGTTTCAAACGCTTCTCCGACGCAGAAATCGGCGCCTACCTCGCCAGCGGGGAATGGCACGGCAAGGCGGGTGGCTACGCGATTCAGGGTGCTGCCGAGGGGCTGGTCGTGTGGCTTCAAGGGAGCCATTCGGGGGTCATGGGCCTGCCGCTTTACGAGACGCGGACCCTTCTCGTTTCGGCGGGCTTCGCGCTTGGCTGA
- the infA gene encoding translation initiation factor IF-1: MAKEELLEMRGRVVELLPNAMFRVELENGHEVLGHTAGKMRKNRIRVLVGDEVLCELTPYDLTKARITYRFMPGRGGPGPQ, encoded by the coding sequence ATGGCGAAAGAAGAACTGCTCGAAATGCGCGGGCGCGTGGTCGAACTGCTGCCCAACGCGATGTTCCGGGTGGAGCTCGAAAACGGCCATGAGGTTCTCGGACACACCGCGGGCAAGATGCGCAAGAACCGCATCCGCGTGCTGGTTGGGGACGAGGTGCTGTGCGAGCTCACGCCCTACGACCTGACCAAGGCGCGCATCACCTACCGCTTCATGCCGGGGCGCGGCGGCCCGGGGCCGCAGTAA
- a CDS encoding NAD(P)/FAD-dependent oxidoreductase, with product MTARYDAIVLGAGAAGLMCAARAGQRGRRVLVLEKAEKPGKKILISGGGRCNFTNLGAGPENYLSQNPHFAKSALARYTARDFLALVERHGIAWHEKTLGQLFCDGSARQIVDMLLDECARGPVDIRCGETVEKVEHGDGFTVRTASGAFGADALVIATGGPSIPKMGATGFAYDLARRFGLKLVEPRPALVPLTLGGEEVLFREISGISAPVIARAGKASFPEAALFTHRGLSGPAILQASSYWKPGDPVLIDFLSDHGEDWLLEAKRQSPRTTLRALLRDALPARLADILADRLGIDSALGNAPDKALQAAQQRLKRWEFRPNGTEGFAKAEVTVGGISTAELSSKTMAAKKVPGLYAIGEAVDVTGWLGGYNFQWAWASGVAAGEAL from the coding sequence ATGACTGCGCGCTACGATGCGATCGTCCTCGGCGCCGGGGCCGCCGGGCTGATGTGCGCTGCGCGCGCCGGGCAGCGCGGGAGGCGGGTGCTGGTCCTCGAAAAGGCGGAGAAGCCGGGGAAGAAGATCCTGATTTCCGGTGGCGGGCGCTGCAATTTCACCAATCTGGGTGCGGGTCCGGAGAACTACCTTTCGCAAAATCCGCACTTCGCCAAGAGCGCGCTCGCTCGCTACACCGCGCGGGACTTCCTCGCACTGGTCGAGCGCCACGGCATCGCATGGCACGAAAAGACGCTCGGCCAGCTCTTCTGCGATGGCTCGGCGCGGCAGATTGTCGACATGCTGCTCGACGAATGCGCGCGCGGACCGGTCGACATCCGATGCGGAGAAACGGTCGAGAAAGTCGAGCATGGCGACGGCTTCACCGTGCGCACGGCGAGCGGCGCTTTTGGCGCGGACGCACTGGTGATCGCCACCGGTGGCCCGTCCATTCCCAAGATGGGCGCGACCGGGTTTGCCTATGATCTCGCCCGGCGATTCGGCCTCAAGCTGGTCGAGCCGCGTCCCGCCCTCGTTCCTCTAACTCTCGGCGGAGAGGAAGTCCTGTTCCGCGAGATTTCGGGCATCTCCGCACCCGTTATTGCGCGGGCGGGAAAGGCAAGCTTTCCCGAGGCGGCGCTGTTCACCCATCGCGGGCTGTCCGGGCCGGCGATCCTTCAGGCGAGTTCCTACTGGAAGCCAGGCGATCCCGTCCTGATCGACTTTCTCTCCGACCATGGCGAGGACTGGCTGCTCGAAGCCAAGCGGCAGAGCCCGCGCACGACCCTGCGCGCCCTGCTCCGCGATGCCCTGCCCGCAAGGCTCGCCGACATTCTGGCGGATCGCCTGGGCATCGACAGCGCGCTGGGCAACGCACCGGACAAGGCGCTTCAAGCGGCGCAGCAGCGGCTGAAACGGTGGGAATTCCGCCCCAATGGCACCGAGGGCTTCGCCAAGGCCGAGGTGACGGTCGGGGGAATCTCGACGGCCGAGCTTTCGTCAAAGACCATGGCCGCGAAGAAGGTCCCCGGCCTCTACGCCATCGGGGAGGCGGTCGACGTCACCGGGTGGCTCGGCGGTTACAATTTCCAGTGGGCCTGGGCGAGCGGCGTGGCGGCGGGCGAAGCTCTCTAG
- a CDS encoding APC family permease, with translation MTAEIFDAPPRTVGFWGTALFPVNGMIGAGIFALPAVLAASVGSFAPWLMLLGGIGFMPLALCYAWLARRFENSGGPVLYGEAAFGRFVGFQAGWARYASAIVTAAANTSVMVAYMAALMPALADPVIEAGAIATILAIVTVVNLVGMRRAVGALGVMTVIKVVPLVALVVSALFAGDPAIGFALPEFSAVETVVLLTFYAFMGFEAVVEPAGEMRSPQRDIPRAIVTMVAAVTALYMAVIWAYLAISPGVANEENALAGAALETMGQIGAVAIVVAAAFSIAANNFNGSTTQPRIIYGMAQRGMLPRWFAGVSQRFGTPSNAILFTGGASIAFGMWEGFAVLAVAGTLIRLVTYVICAAALPVLEHREGQVRPIHAICAVLAIGISLFVATQVDLQAVWVLAGLVGLGTVFYFAAGQRAPQTELPAI, from the coding sequence ATGACCGCCGAGATTTTCGACGCGCCTCCGCGCACTGTGGGGTTCTGGGGCACCGCGCTGTTTCCGGTGAACGGGATGATCGGCGCGGGTATCTTTGCGCTACCCGCCGTGCTCGCCGCCAGCGTCGGCAGCTTCGCGCCGTGGCTGATGCTGCTGGGCGGGATCGGATTCATGCCGCTGGCCCTGTGCTATGCCTGGCTCGCCCGCCGGTTCGAGAACAGCGGCGGGCCGGTTCTCTATGGCGAGGCCGCCTTCGGGCGCTTCGTCGGCTTTCAGGCGGGCTGGGCGCGCTATGCCAGCGCCATCGTGACCGCGGCGGCGAACACCAGCGTCATGGTGGCCTACATGGCCGCATTGATGCCCGCGCTGGCGGATCCGGTGATCGAGGCGGGAGCGATCGCAACGATCCTCGCCATCGTGACCGTCGTCAATCTCGTCGGAATGCGGCGCGCGGTCGGGGCGCTGGGCGTGATGACCGTGATCAAGGTCGTGCCGCTGGTCGCGCTGGTAGTGTCTGCGTTGTTCGCCGGCGATCCGGCGATCGGCTTTGCCCTCCCCGAATTCTCCGCCGTGGAGACGGTGGTGTTGCTGACGTTTTACGCTTTCATGGGATTCGAGGCGGTGGTCGAACCGGCGGGCGAGATGCGCAGCCCGCAACGCGATATTCCGCGCGCCATCGTGACCATGGTCGCCGCCGTAACCGCGCTCTACATGGCGGTGATCTGGGCCTATCTCGCCATTTCGCCTGGCGTGGCGAACGAGGAGAACGCCCTGGCCGGCGCCGCGCTGGAGACGATGGGGCAGATCGGTGCCGTGGCCATCGTGGTCGCCGCCGCCTTCTCGATCGCGGCGAACAATTTCAACGGATCGACCACGCAGCCGCGCATCATCTACGGCATGGCGCAACGCGGAATGCTGCCGCGCTGGTTCGCCGGCGTGTCGCAGCGGTTCGGCACGCCGTCCAACGCCATCCTCTTCACCGGCGGCGCCTCGATCGCCTTCGGCATGTGGGAGGGGTTCGCGGTGCTGGCAGTGGCGGGAACGCTCATTCGGCTGGTGACCTATGTCATCTGCGCGGCCGCGCTGCCCGTTCTCGAACATCGCGAAGGGCAGGTCCGGCCGATCCACGCGATCTGCGCCGTGCTCGCCATCGGGATCAGCCTGTTCGTCGCGACGCAGGTCGATTTGCAGGCCGTATGGGTGCTCGCCGGGCTGGTCGGGCTCGGAACGGTGTTTTATTTCGCCGCCGGGCAGCGCGCGCCGCAGACCGAACTGCCCGCCATCTGA
- the uvrC gene encoding excinuclease ABC subunit UvrC, which translates to MSRTKAGSPHDPRGSARFNEERATYTVASAQPDLEAGVAAIRETVRTLKPRPGVYRMLDARGDVLYVGKARSLKARVANYTQVKGLTNRLQRMVSQCRAMEIVVTNSEAEALLLEAQLIKRYRPPFNVLLRDDKSFPFILLRADHDFPRIQKHRGARRAKGEYYGPFASAGSVNKTLNALQKLFLLRSCTDSFFSNRDRPCLLYQIKRCSAPCVGRIDEAGYASLVAEAKDFLSGKSSAVQANIEKQMATAAADLDFETAAILRDRLRAATFIQGSQAINAQGVGDADVFALSSKGGQIGVQTFFIRGGQNWGHRAFFPKNTADLAEPEVLADVLLQFYEEVPPPRTILVDRELPEQDLIAEALCEKAGHAVAISIPQRGTRRRLMEQASRNAVEALERRLAESGTKAKIYREMAEFLELEEPPRRIEIYDNSHIQGDKALGAMVVAGPEGFEKGQYRKFNIREAATNDDFGMMREVMSRRFRKLAESGRDEEGNAASPGSGKKGHEAIWPDLLLIDGGKGQVSSVMSVLEDLGVADSVPVIGIAKGPHHGREGREVFHFPDGREKTLPVNSPLLFHLQTLRDEVHRYAIGAHRAKRSRAITASPLDEIPGIGPSRKRALLLHFGTAGKVRAAALDDLKRAPGISDSVARTIYDFYHAGG; encoded by the coding sequence ATGTCGCGCACGAAAGCCGGTTCCCCCCACGATCCCCGAGGCAGCGCGCGTTTCAACGAGGAACGCGCCACCTACACCGTCGCTAGCGCCCAGCCCGATCTGGAGGCGGGCGTGGCGGCGATCCGCGAGACCGTGCGCACGCTGAAGCCGCGCCCCGGCGTCTACCGGATGCTCGATGCGCGGGGTGACGTGCTCTATGTCGGCAAGGCCCGCAGTCTCAAGGCGCGAGTGGCGAATTATACGCAGGTGAAGGGGCTGACCAACAGGCTCCAGCGCATGGTCAGCCAGTGCCGTGCGATGGAGATCGTGGTCACCAACTCGGAAGCCGAGGCACTGCTACTCGAAGCGCAACTCATCAAGCGCTATCGCCCGCCGTTCAACGTGCTGCTGCGCGACGACAAAAGCTTTCCCTTCATCCTGCTGCGCGCCGATCACGACTTTCCGCGCATCCAGAAACATCGCGGCGCGCGCCGGGCGAAAGGCGAATATTACGGCCCCTTCGCCAGCGCCGGATCGGTCAACAAGACGTTGAACGCCTTGCAGAAGCTGTTCCTGCTGCGGTCCTGCACCGACAGCTTCTTCTCCAACCGAGACCGGCCCTGCCTGCTCTATCAAATCAAGCGCTGTTCGGCCCCCTGCGTCGGCCGGATCGACGAGGCGGGCTATGCCAGCCTGGTGGCCGAGGCGAAGGATTTCCTGTCGGGCAAATCCTCTGCGGTGCAGGCGAATATCGAGAAGCAGATGGCCACCGCCGCCGCGGACCTCGATTTCGAAACCGCCGCGATCCTGCGCGATCGGCTGCGCGCGGCGACTTTCATCCAGGGAAGCCAGGCGATCAACGCGCAAGGGGTGGGCGATGCCGATGTCTTCGCGCTCTCTTCGAAGGGCGGACAGATTGGGGTCCAGACCTTCTTCATCCGTGGCGGCCAGAACTGGGGCCACCGGGCCTTCTTTCCCAAGAACACCGCCGATCTCGCCGAACCCGAAGTGCTCGCCGACGTGTTGCTGCAATTCTACGAGGAGGTCCCGCCGCCGCGCACCATCCTGGTCGATCGCGAACTGCCGGAGCAGGACCTCATCGCGGAGGCCCTGTGCGAAAAGGCCGGTCACGCGGTCGCGATCTCGATCCCGCAGCGCGGCACGCGGCGCCGTCTGATGGAGCAGGCGAGCCGCAATGCCGTGGAAGCGCTCGAAAGGCGGCTGGCGGAAAGCGGCACCAAGGCAAAGATATACCGCGAGATGGCCGAATTCCTCGAGCTCGAAGAGCCGCCCCGCCGGATCGAGATCTATGACAACAGCCATATTCAGGGCGACAAGGCGCTCGGCGCGATGGTGGTGGCCGGGCCGGAGGGTTTCGAAAAAGGCCAGTATCGCAAGTTCAACATTCGCGAGGCGGCGACCAACGACGATTTCGGTATGATGCGCGAAGTCATGAGTCGTCGCTTCCGCAAGCTCGCCGAAAGCGGTCGGGACGAGGAGGGGAACGCGGCTTCCCCGGGCAGCGGCAAGAAGGGGCACGAGGCGATCTGGCCCGATCTCCTGCTGATCGACGGCGGCAAGGGGCAGGTGTCGAGTGTCATGTCGGTTCTGGAGGATCTCGGCGTTGCTGACAGCGTCCCGGTGATCGGCATCGCCAAGGGACCGCATCACGGCCGCGAGGGGCGCGAGGTGTTCCACTTTCCCGATGGGCGCGAAAAGACGCTGCCGGTCAATTCGCCGCTGCTGTTCCATCTTCAGACCCTGCGGGACGAGGTGCACCGCTACGCGATCGGAGCGCACCGGGCGAAGCGCAGCCGTGCGATTACTGCCAGTCCGCTCGACGAGATTCCGGGCATCGGACCTTCGCGCAAGCGCGCTCTGCTGCTGCATTTCGGTACGGCCGGAAAGGTGCGCGCGGCCGCGCTCGATGATCTGAAACGCGCGCCGGGCATCAGCGACAGCGTCGCACGGACCATCTACGATTTCTATCACGCCGGCGGCTGA
- a CDS encoding glycosyltransferase family 4 protein: protein MGEQRGIVTRFAPRDPTNVAEGADYLTLRDYKPANASKARIALVGTYAPRQCGIATFSTDLREKVREFEPDTEVDVYALEDSSHDLDYRDIATTIAWDDPESYRLAAAAIDASGVDAVWLQHEYGIFGGLDGEMVLDFVDRLATPLIVTLHTVLVDPSVRQKAIIEHLARRASKVMVMSRHARDLLAEKYGVAHDRIALIEHGAPERPFARQEEFKERLGLSGKTVLMTFGLLGPGKGLEHVIEALPAIVGEHPEVVYRIVGKTHPNLIARDGEAYREKLQQLANDLGMSRHIEWDDRFLETEELLDQLEGCDIYLTPYPNMQQSTSGTLSYAVALGKPVVSTPYIHARELLAEDVGALVEPNDPAAIADAVNELLDDPDRLGAMGRRAYRRGQRTVWPRFAAAAAALVREVVPSREPTRAALRRPNPAAVFALSDGTGVLQHSLGPVPDRRHGYCLDDNARALMLTMRMERSDQTDAAALTYASFIQHSWNEERGIFRNFMRFDRSWCEDAGSDDANGRAIWALGDCYARAQDPALRQWARRLYDTALPHMEAIDSPRALAFMVMGALGVLEQDPEHGASRDLIRRSCDMFCRLVEESRRPDRTWFEMMLAYDNPRLSEALIAAGMALDRFRWVEIGLDTLEWLAEHQYAAEGHFRPVGSDSLGRSDLPPLPFDQQPLEALAAIEASSAAWRASGDDLWFDRARRAYDWFFGANDRGVALADPATGRCRDGLTPQGANENCGAESILAFHLSYHSMLALSRHAADETGDTALAETVKGFAPGLAHT, encoded by the coding sequence ATGGGCGAGCAACGCGGCATAGTCACACGCTTCGCGCCGCGCGATCCGACAAACGTTGCCGAAGGTGCTGATTACCTGACCCTCCGCGACTACAAACCGGCCAACGCATCGAAAGCCCGTATCGCGCTAGTCGGCACCTACGCGCCCCGCCAGTGCGGGATCGCCACCTTCTCGACCGATCTTCGTGAAAAAGTGCGCGAGTTCGAGCCGGACACCGAAGTCGATGTCTATGCGCTGGAAGACTCCAGCCATGACTTGGACTATCGCGATATCGCCACGACCATCGCCTGGGACGACCCCGAGTCGTACCGCTTGGCTGCCGCCGCAATCGATGCGAGCGGTGTAGACGCGGTCTGGCTCCAGCATGAATACGGCATTTTCGGCGGCCTCGATGGCGAGATGGTGCTGGATTTCGTCGACCGGCTCGCGACGCCATTGATCGTGACGCTGCACACGGTTCTGGTCGATCCGAGCGTACGGCAGAAGGCGATCATCGAGCATCTTGCTCGGCGGGCGAGCAAGGTCATGGTCATGTCGCGCCACGCTCGCGACCTCCTGGCGGAGAAATACGGAGTCGCGCACGACCGGATCGCGCTGATCGAACACGGCGCGCCCGAGCGTCCGTTCGCCCGACAGGAAGAATTCAAGGAGCGCCTCGGCCTTTCCGGAAAGACCGTGCTCATGACGTTCGGCCTGCTCGGTCCCGGCAAGGGGCTGGAGCATGTGATCGAGGCGTTGCCAGCGATCGTGGGGGAACACCCCGAAGTCGTGTACCGGATCGTGGGCAAGACCCATCCGAACCTGATTGCGCGGGATGGGGAGGCCTATCGCGAGAAGCTGCAACAGCTGGCGAACGATCTCGGCATGTCCCGCCACATCGAATGGGACGACCGATTTCTAGAAACCGAAGAGCTGCTGGATCAGCTCGAAGGGTGCGACATTTACCTCACGCCCTATCCGAACATGCAGCAATCGACGTCGGGCACGCTCAGCTATGCCGTCGCTCTGGGCAAGCCAGTGGTTTCCACGCCTTACATCCATGCACGCGAATTGCTCGCCGAGGATGTCGGGGCGCTTGTGGAGCCGAACGATCCGGCGGCCATCGCCGACGCGGTGAACGAACTGCTCGACGATCCGGACAGGCTCGGTGCGATGGGCAGGCGAGCCTACCGCCGGGGCCAGCGCACGGTATGGCCGCGCTTCGCCGCCGCCGCCGCGGCGCTGGTGCGCGAAGTAGTTCCCTCACGCGAGCCCACCCGGGCCGCGTTGCGCCGACCGAACCCTGCCGCGGTTTTCGCATTGAGCGACGGGACGGGTGTGCTTCAGCATTCGCTGGGTCCGGTGCCTGACCGGCGACATGGCTACTGTCTCGACGACAATGCGCGGGCGCTGATGCTGACGATGCGGATGGAACGCAGCGACCAGACCGATGCGGCGGCGCTGACCTATGCGAGCTTCATCCAGCATTCCTGGAACGAGGAGCGCGGAATATTCCGCAATTTCATGCGCTTCGACCGTAGCTGGTGCGAGGATGCCGGGTCCGACGATGCCAACGGGCGGGCGATCTGGGCACTCGGCGATTGTTACGCACGGGCGCAGGACCCGGCTTTACGGCAATGGGCGCGGCGGCTCTACGACACCGCTCTGCCGCATATGGAGGCGATCGACAGCCCGCGCGCGCTCGCCTTCATGGTGATGGGTGCGCTGGGCGTTCTGGAACAGGACCCGGAGCATGGCGCGTCCCGCGACCTGATCCGCCGATCCTGCGACATGTTCTGTCGCCTGGTCGAGGAAAGTCGGCGGCCTGACCGCACCTGGTTCGAGATGATGCTTGCCTACGACAATCCGCGCCTTTCCGAAGCGCTCATCGCAGCCGGCATGGCCCTCGACCGGTTCCGCTGGGTCGAGATCGGGCTCGACACGCTCGAATGGCTGGCCGAACACCAATACGCGGCAGAAGGCCATTTCCGCCCCGTCGGTTCGGACAGCCTTGGCCGGTCGGACCTGCCGCCTCTGCCGTTCGATCAGCAGCCGCTCGAGGCTCTGGCGGCGATCGAGGCGAGTTCGGCCGCATGGCGCGCCTCGGGCGACGATCTGTGGTTCGACCGCGCGCGTCGCGCCTATGACTGGTTCTTCGGGGCCAACGATCGGGGAGTCGCTCTGGCCGATCCCGCCACGGGGCGGTGCCGCGACGGCCTCACTCCGCAAGGTGCGAACGAAAACTGTGGAGCGGAATCGATACTGGCCTTTCATTTGAGCTACCATTCCATGCTAGCCCTCTCGCGCCATGCCGCAGACGAGACGGGAGACACGGCGCTTGCAGAAACAGTCAAAGGCTTCGCCCCCGGCCTTGCACATACATGA
- a CDS encoding glycoside hydrolase family 130 protein: protein MHIHDTRLHADPGRVVLRPFHLGWQAKNAPAGRAQRLVEDILALSDAEADAEYERVHRDFAERHWQTEELFEQRFREVHENLDFDAAPLSPTRRRLIGAFFCHEYTYAAAALMNPSIVPHPDQSGISEDACRFVMSLRAVGEGHISSIAFREGIAKEDGSFDLWPQASFATAMELDDLSLTDSDASVWVHRQPESSLSDSVIFPITEQQSGGLEDLRLTRFDHGGGDYEWIGTYTAYSGSSIRSELLRTRDFRAIELAPIVGRAGRNKGMALFPEKIGGQYAMLGRQDGKNLYLLKSDDLENWDGEGELLMEPRFPWEFIQIGNCGSPIRTEHGWIVFTHGVGAMRKYALGCALLDLDDPSKVIGRTREPVLTAVDDDREGYVPNVVYTCGALRTGRKLLIPYGISDSAVGFATIDIDDLVALMV, encoded by the coding sequence TTGCACATACATGACACGCGGCTGCATGCCGATCCGGGGCGGGTCGTGCTTCGCCCGTTCCACCTCGGCTGGCAGGCCAAGAATGCTCCAGCAGGCCGCGCTCAGCGGCTGGTCGAGGATATCCTCGCTCTGAGCGATGCGGAGGCTGACGCCGAATACGAGCGGGTCCACCGCGACTTCGCAGAGCGTCACTGGCAGACCGAGGAACTGTTCGAGCAGCGGTTCCGCGAGGTTCACGAGAATCTGGACTTCGACGCTGCGCCGCTCTCGCCCACGCGGCGGCGGCTGATCGGCGCCTTCTTCTGCCACGAATACACTTATGCGGCGGCGGCGCTGATGAATCCGTCCATCGTGCCGCATCCCGACCAGAGCGGGATCAGCGAGGACGCCTGCCGCTTCGTGATGAGCCTGCGCGCGGTGGGCGAGGGGCACATAAGCTCGATCGCCTTTCGGGAGGGTATCGCCAAGGAAGACGGCAGCTTCGACCTCTGGCCGCAAGCCTCCTTCGCCACCGCGATGGAACTCGACGATCTGTCGCTTACTGACAGCGACGCTTCGGTCTGGGTCCATCGCCAGCCCGAAAGCAGCCTGTCGGATAGCGTCATCTTCCCGATCACCGAACAGCAAAGCGGCGGGCTGGAGGATCTCCGCCTCACCCGTTTCGATCATGGTGGCGGCGATTACGAGTGGATCGGCACCTACACCGCCTATTCCGGCTCCTCGATCCGCTCCGAACTGCTGCGGACCCGCGATTTCCGCGCGATCGAGCTTGCCCCGATCGTCGGGCGGGCGGGGCGCAACAAGGGCATGGCGCTGTTTCCCGAAAAGATCGGCGGCCAATACGCCATGCTCGGGCGGCAGGACGGCAAGAACCTTTATCTGCTGAAATCCGACGATCTCGAAAACTGGGACGGGGAGGGCGAGCTACTGATGGAGCCGCGTTTCCCGTGGGAATTCATTCAGATCGGCAATTGCGGCAGCCCGATCCGCACCGAGCACGGCTGGATCGTGTTCACCCACGGTGTCGGCGCGATGCGCAAATACGCGCTCGGCTGCGCGCTGCTCGATCTCGACGATCCGTCGAAGGTCATCGGTCGCACGCGCGAGCCGGTGCTGACTGCGGTCGATGACGACAGGGAAGGTTATGTGCCCAATGTCGTCTATACATGCGGCGCGCTGCGGACCGGGCGCAAGCTGCTGATCCCCTATGGCATCTCCGACAGCGCGGTGGGTTTTGCGACGATTGACATCGACGATCTGGTCGCGCTGATGGTCTGA